In a single window of the Vicugna pacos chromosome 8, VicPac4, whole genome shotgun sequence genome:
- the LGSN gene encoding lengsin isoform X1, with protein MNDEGDLLKEDTRDESSETKASKMSKLKRTRKKVTKLHAFSTEIGEMDTSDSKGKIRNQMVCHKLGDTSKLVMEPGSAESLLPQDDKDSKDPTILIKPLPLATSASAPDGEFHSNSSSPDNSSDSTQMPTAPQLSSRMKHIKQEMAKNHLQFVRFEATDLHGVSRSKSIPAHFFQEKVIHGVYMPRGYLELIPSPKDNEVDHIRATCFNSDIVLMPELSTFRVLPWAERTARVICDTFTVTGEPLLTSPRHIAKRQLSQLQDFGFSLFSAFIYDFCIFGVPEIINSKTISLPASTLLNNHDQPFIQELVDGLYHTGANVESFSSSTRPGQMEICFLPEFGISSADNAFTLRTGVKEVARKYNYIASFFIETGFCNSGILSHSLWDLDGKKNMFCSSSGIEQLTITGEKWLAGLLKHSAALSCLMAPAVSCRKRYSKESREQKESVPTTWGYNDNSCAFNIKCHGEKGTRIENKLGSATANPYLVLAATVAAGLDGLQSTDGVFAGPEDSTDLHQPKPSEIPLKLEDALMALEEDQCLRQALGETFIRYFVAMKKYELENEETDAERNKFLEYFI; from the exons GACACAAGAGATGAAAGTAGTGAGACTAAAGCCAGCAAGATGAGTAAATTAAAAAGGACAAGAAAGAAAGTCACAAAACTACATGCTTTTTCAACTGAAATAGGAGAAATGGACACATCTGACTCAAAAG GAAAGATCAGAAACCAAATGGTGTGCCACAAATTGGGGGATACTAGTAAACTAGTCATGGAACCTGGCTCTGCTGAATCTCTTTTGCCACAAGATGACAAGGACTCCAAAGATCCCACAATACTGATAAAACCATTGCCCCTCGCAACATCAGCCAGTGCTCCTGATGGTGAATTTCACTCAAACTCCAGCTCTCCTG ataaCTCCAGTGACAGCACCCAAATGCCTACTGCACCTCAACTCTCCTCTAGAATGAAGCACATCAAACAGGAGATGGCCAAAAATCACCTTCAGTTTGTGCGATTTGAGGCAACAGACCTCCACGGTGTGTCCAGGTCTAAGAGCATCCCCGCACACTTTTTCCAA GAAAAAGTGATCCATGGTGTTTACATGCCACGAGGTTATCTTGAATTGATACCAAGTCCTAAGGACAATGAAGTAGATCACATAAGAGCAACATGTTTTAACAGTGACATAGTCCTGATGCCAGAGTTATCGACCTTTAGAGTTTTGCCATGGGCAGAGAGAACGGCAAGGGTGATATGTGACACGTTCACTGTGACTGGCGAGCCTCTGCTGACCTCTCCAAGGCATATTGCAAAGAGGCAGCTGAGCCAGCTGCAGGACTTTGGTTTTTCCCTGTTCTCTGCCTTCATCTATGATTTTTGCATTTTTGGTGTGCCTGAAATTATCAATTCCAAGACCATATCTCTTCCTGCTTCCACACTGCTGAATAATCATGACCAGCCCTTCATTCAGGAACTTGTTGATGGTTTGTATCACACTGGAGCCAATGTTGAGAGCTTTTCCTCCTCTACCAGACCGGGCCAGATGGAAATCTGTTTTCTGCCGGAATTTGGCATCAGTTCAGCTGATAACGCATTTACCCTCAGAACAGGTGTCAAAGAGGTGGCAAGGAAATACAATTACATCGCCAGCTTTTTCATTGAGACTGGATTCTGCAACTCAGGAATTTTGTCTCATAGTCTCTGGGATCTTGATGGGAAGAAAAACATGTTCTGTAGCAGTTCTGGGATTGAGCAGCTCACGATCACGGGGGAGAAATGGTTGGCAGGACTCTTGAAGCACTCAGCTGCTCTCAGCTGCTTGATGGCTCCCGCTGTCAGCTGTCGGAAGCGCTATTCCAAGGAGAGTAGAGAGCAGAAGGAGAGTGTGCCCACCACGTGGGGGTACAACGACAACAGCTGTGCTTTTAATATCAAGTGTCATGGTGAGAAGGGCACcaggatagaaaacaaactgggcTCAGCCACGGCAAATCCTTACCTCGTGCTGGCCGCCACTGTTGCTGCAGGCTTGGACGGACTTCAGAGCACTGATGGTGTGTTCGCTGGTCCAGAGGACAGCACAGACCTCCATCAACCAAAACCTTCTGAGATCCCTTTGAAACTGGAAGATGCCCTCATGGCCCTGGAGGAAGATCAATGCCTGAGACAGGCTCTAGGAGAAACTTTTATTCGGTATTTTGTTGCCATGAAGAAATATGAgttggaaaatgaagaaacagatgcTGAGAGAAATAAATTCTTAGAGTACTTTATTTAG
- the LGSN gene encoding lengsin isoform X2, with product MNDEGDLLKEDTRDESSETKASKMSKLKRTRKKVTKLHAFSTEIGEMDTSDSKDNSSDSTQMPTAPQLSSRMKHIKQEMAKNHLQFVRFEATDLHGVSRSKSIPAHFFQEKVIHGVYMPRGYLELIPSPKDNEVDHIRATCFNSDIVLMPELSTFRVLPWAERTARVICDTFTVTVSGILMGRKTCSVAVLGLSSSRSRGRNGWQDS from the exons GACACAAGAGATGAAAGTAGTGAGACTAAAGCCAGCAAGATGAGTAAATTAAAAAGGACAAGAAAGAAAGTCACAAAACTACATGCTTTTTCAACTGAAATAGGAGAAATGGACACATCTGACTCAAAAG ataaCTCCAGTGACAGCACCCAAATGCCTACTGCACCTCAACTCTCCTCTAGAATGAAGCACATCAAACAGGAGATGGCCAAAAATCACCTTCAGTTTGTGCGATTTGAGGCAACAGACCTCCACGGTGTGTCCAGGTCTAAGAGCATCCCCGCACACTTTTTCCAA GAAAAAGTGATCCATGGTGTTTACATGCCACGAGGTTATCTTGAATTGATACCAAGTCCTAAGGACAATGAAGTAGATCACATAAGAGCAACATGTTTTAACAGTGACATAGTCCTGATGCCAGAGTTATCGACCTTTAGAGTTTTGCCATGGGCAGAGAGAACGGCAAGGGTGATATGTGACACGTTCACTGTGACTG TCTCTGGGATCTTGATGGGAAGAAAAACATGTTCTGTAGCAGTTCTGGGATTGAGCAGCTCACGATCACGGGGGAGAAATGGTTGGCAGGACTCTTGA